A genomic window from Pagrus major chromosome 23, Pma_NU_1.0 includes:
- the rln3a gene encoding relaxin-3a, producing MWKAVVLAVCLLVAGVQPMDDPTYGVKLCGREFIRAVIFTCGGSRWRRSISADVLEDPFSSRQEDSSEGLSHNSMVETLLQRNRDLSFTPTDNQEGVFSRPARSFITEEILEALRKADRKGRDVVVGLSNACCKWGCSKSEISSLC from the exons ATGTGGAAAGCTGTGGTGCtggctgtgtgtctgctggtgGCTGGGGTTCAGCCCATGGACGACCCAACATATGGGGTGAAACTATGTGGCCGTGAGTTCATCCGGGCAGTCATCTTCACTTGCGGGGGGTCACGATGGAGACGGTCAATCAGTGCAG ATGTTTTGGAGGACCCGTTCAGCTCTCGTCAGGAAGATTCCTCAGAGGGCTTAAGTCACAACTCCATGGTGGAGACTCTCCTCCAAAGAAACAGAGATTTAAGCTTCACACCTACAGACAACCAGGAGGGAGTGTTCAGCAGGCCAGCCCGTTCTTTCATCACCGAGGAGATCCTAGAAGCCCTTCGCAAGGCTGACCGCAAAGGCCGGGATGTGGTGGTGGGCCTGTCCAATGCCTGCTGCAAGTGGGGCTGCAGCAAGAGTGAGATCAGCTCCCTTTGCTGA
- the il12rb2l gene encoding interleukin 12 receptor, beta 2a, like, which translates to MATLKAGWLLSILLVNLPNCIALAVSPGRPATPSPPECYFPCDEKKCFEDIHCTLDQIQEPQIPTNYSLHWAPGNSRELLVISGTRLTGLIHRERFSHHVGLHVWVQAMNQHGSAKSEEVVFNTADIFKPPPPKVSSSHQEPFEIHWNSYCDQLQLILGPCDVRHRTEADQVWVEEEEGFYGSYTFENPRPCTAYEFQVRCACTGLTSDWSDIERIPGIETTPVGKLDVWRDCGIYPSSFDCFLTWKKLPVSQACGLILGHVVRLSYKNGTSVVVNGSIAEPYDMLCDEVQCYFNSSLKDASSVNVSAYNAHGATVPSYLTMPVPGKEKNEQALNLKMNEENLTVSWDLPSQLFDTLKEYVVQYKQAGCPLGQAFHWVKVNKSQTTAFFKGQFKNYKPYQVSLFEVLHNGKVHHLSSAIGYSLQRIPSKLPSFQVFFIAATHVTLRWDPGPLSEQEWLILYYQIGLDRQNVYNVSASHREFPLQNLSSGQEYEVWIRAVSVVGNGEKATLHFETKHHEILANYPVLLVIPCLFVVCFLILLVSGCRGENKVCPMVPLFFLDKVPDPRNSHIFRETKHQINDPLAWICIPVHEPHPKISLLEVVEIQLGASKSSLEETSDTDGLIRPVIGEGSSQMDCQDDQMKDGVTKECPRTDRKYGREAYSKMVDSDEERDNEDCWNSSEEEQGTSGYEKHFMPTVSEILEVL; encoded by the exons ATGGCCACACTTAAGGCAGGGTGGCTTCTGTCCATCTTGCTGGTCAACCTGCCAAATTGTATTGCTCTAGCAG TTTCTCCAGGTCGTCCTGCTACTCCCTCTCCCCCAGAGTGTTATTTCCCATGTGATGAGAAAAAGTGCTTTGAAGATATCCATTGTACTTTGGATCAAATACAGGAACCTCAGATCCCCACTAACTACAGCCTGCACTGGGCGCCAGGAAATAGCAG GGAGTTGCTTGTGATCAGTGGGACCCGTTTGACTGGGCTTATCCATCGTGAACGCTTTAGCCACCATGTTGGACTTCACGTTTGGGTCCAGGCAATGAACCAGCACGGTTCTGCCAAATCTGAAGAGGTTGTGTTCAATACAGCGGACATCT TCAAGCCACCTCCTCCTAAAGTCTCATCCAGCCATCAGGAACCATTCGAAATTCACTGGAATTCCTactgtgatcagctgcagctcattttGGGACCCTGTGATGTCCGACATCGGACTGAGGCAGACCAAGTCTGGGTTGAG gaagaagagggaTTCTATGGCAGCTATACATTTGAAAATCCCAGGCCCTGCACAGCATATGAATTTCAAGTTCGTTGTGCCTGCACAGGCTTGACGAGTGACTGGAGTGATATTGAGAGAATACCAGGCATAGAGACAA CCCCTGTTGGGAAGCTAGATGTATGGAGGGACTGTGGGATATACCCTTCGAGCTTTGACTGTTTTCTGACCTGGAAG aaacttcctgtttctcagGCTTGCGGTCTCATTCTTGGACATGTCGTCAGGCTCTCTTACAAAAATGGCACGTCGGTGGTGGTGAATGGGTCCATAGCTGAACCATATGACATGTTGTGTGATGAGGTGCAATGCTACTTTAATTCCTCTCTAAAAGACGCATCATCAGTCAATGTGTCAGCCTACAATGCTCATGGTGCCACAGTGCCTTCTTACCTCACCATGCCAGTACCAG GTAAAGAGAAAAATGAGCAAGCATTGAACCTCAAGATGAATGAAGAGAACCTCACAGTGTCCTGGGATCTCCCCTCTCAGCTCTTTGACACCCTAAAGGAATATGTGGTGCAATACAAACAAGCAGGATGTCCCCTCGGCCAAGCATTTCATTGGgtcaaagtaaacaaaagcCAGACAACAGCTTTTTTTAAAG GTCAATTTAAAAATTACAAACCCTACCAAGTGTCATTGTTCGAAGTGTTGCACAACGGGAAAGTCCATCACCTTTCATCAGCTATTGGATATTCTCTTCAAAGAA TCCCCTCCAAATTGCCATCATTTCAGGTGTTTTTCATTGCTGCCACTCATGTGACCCTGCGTTGGGATCCTGGTCCCCTCTCTGAGCAGGAGTGGCTGATCCTCTACTACCAAATAGGACTTGACAGACAAAATG TGTACAATGTGAGTGCATCCCATCGGGAATTTCCGTTGCAGAATCTCAGTTCGGGACAGGAGTATGAGGTGTGGATAAGAGCTGTGTCTGTCGTCGGGAATGGAGAAAAGGCCACCTTGCATTTCGAAACAAAGCACCATGAAATACTTG caAACTACCCAGTCCTGTTGGTAAtaccgtgtctgtttgttgtatGCTTTCTTATTCTTTTAGTCAG TGGTTGTCgaggagaaaacaaagtgtGTCCAATGGTGCCTCTGTTTTTCTTGGACAAAGTGCCGGATCCTCGCAATAGCCACATTTTCAGAGAGACGAAGCACCAG ATTAATGACCCCTTGGCTTGGATCTGCATTCCCGTCCATGAGCCACATCCAAAGATTTCTCTGTTGGAGGTTGTGGAAATCCAGCTGGGGGCTTCCAAGTCCTCCCTGGAGGAAACTTCAGACACTGACGGATTAATTAGGCCAGTGATCGGAGAGGGGAGCTCACAGATGGACTGCCAAGATGATCAGATGAAGGATGGCGTCACAAAAGAGTGTCCAAGGACAGACCGCAAATATGGAAGAGAGGCGTACAGTAAAATGGTTGACTCAGATGAGGAGAGGGACAATGAGGATTGTTGGAACTCGTCAGAGGAAGAACAGGGCACATCAGGTTATGAAAAGCACTTCATGCCCACTGTTTCGGAAATACTGGAAGTTTTATAA
- the LOC141019446 gene encoding transportin-2-like has product MEWQPDEQGLQQVLQLLKDSQSPNTVTQRAVQQKLEQLNQFPDFNNYLIFVLTRLKTEDEPTRSLSGLILKNNVKAHYQNFPPTVADFIKQECLNNIGDPSPLIRATIGILITTIASKGELQTWPELLPQLCNLLNSEDYNTCEGSFGALQKICEDSSELLDSDALNRPLNIMIPKFLQFFKHCSPKIRSHAIACVNQFIIGRAQALMDNIDTFIESLFALAADEDSEVRKNVCRALVMLLEVRIDRLIPHMHSIIQYMLQRTQDPDENVALEACEFWLTLAEQPICKEMLSGHLVQLTPILVNGMKYSEIDIILLKGDVEEDEAVPDSDQDIKPRFHKSRTVTLQHEGGEGEEGEDIEEDDDDDDDTLSDWNLRKCSAAALDVLANVFRDELLPHLLPLLKGLLFHPDWVIKESGILVLGAIAEGCMQGMVPYLPELIPHLIQCLCDKKALVRSIACWTLSRYAHWVVSQPPDSYLKPLMTELLKRILDGNKRVQEAACSAFATLEEEACTELVPYLSFILDTLVFAFGKYQHKNLLILYDAIGTLADSVGHHLNQPEYIQKLMPPLIAKWNELKDEDKDLFPLLECLSSVATALQSGFLPYCEPVYQRCVTLVQKTLAQAMMYNQHPDQYEAPDKDFMIVALDLLSGLAEGLGGHVEQLVARSNIMTLLFQCMQDTMPEVRQSSFALLGDLTKACFLHVKPCIAEFMPILGLNLNPEFISVCNNATWAIGEISMQMGAEMQPYVGMVLPHLVEIINRPNTPKTLLENTAITIGRLGYVCPQEVAPQLQQFIRPWCTSLRNIRDNEEKDSAFRGICVMIGVNPAGVVQDFIFFCDAVASWVNPKDDLRDMFYKILHGFKDQVGEENWQQFSEQFPPLLKERLSACYGV; this is encoded by the exons atgGAGTGGCAGCCAGATGAGCAGGGACTTCAGCAGGTCCTCCAACTGCTCAAAGACTCGCAGTCACccaacacagtcacacagagagcTGTTCAACAA AAACTTGAACAACTCAACCAGTTCCCTGACTTCAACAACTATCTCATCTTTGTCCTTACGCGACTCAAAACTGAAG ACGAGCCGACTCGCTCACTCAGCGGTCTGATACTGAAGAACAATGTTAAGGCCCACTACCAGAACTTCCCCCCAACTGTTGCTGACTTTATCAAGCAGGAATGTCTCAACAACATCGGCGACCCCTCGCCGCTCATTCGTGCCACCATCG GCATCCTGATCACTACGATCGCCTCAAAGGGAGAGCTACAAACATGGCCGGAGCTGCTGCCCCAGCTCTGCAACTTGCTCAACTCGGAGGACTACAACACCTGCGAG GGCTCGTTTGGAGCACTGCAGAAGATCTGCGAGGACTCGTCGGAGCTGCTGGACAGCGACGCTCTGAACAGACCCCTCAACATTATGATCCCCAAATTCCTTCAGTTCTTCAAGCACTGCAGTCCCAAGATTAG GTCCCATGCCATAGCCTGTGTGAACCAGTTCATCATTGGCAGAGCCCAGGCTCTGATGGACAACATTGACACCTTTATAGag AGCCTGTTTGCGCTGGCAGCAGATGAGGACTCAGAGGTTCGAAAGAACGTGTGTCGAGCCCTGGTTATGTTACTGGAGGTCCGCATTGACCGCCTCATCCCCCACATGCACAGCATCATACAG TACATGCTGCAGAGAACCCAGGACCCCGATGAGAATGTGGCTCTGGAGGCCTGCGAGTTTTGGCTGACTTTAGCAGAGCAACCCATCTGTAAGGAGATGCTGTCCGGACACCTGGTGCA ACTGACACCTATCTTGGTAAATGGGATGAAGTATTCAGAGATAGACATCATACTATTGAAG GGTGATGTTGAGGAGGATGAGGCTGTTCCAGATAGTGATCAGGACATCAAGCCTCGTTTCCACAAGTCGCGAACTGTCACCTTGCAGCACGAAGgaggggagggtgaggagggtgaggacaTTGAGGAagacgatgacgatgatgacgacACACTATCTGACTGGAACCTGC GAAAGTgttcagctgcagcactggacgtGCTGGCCAACGTGTTCCGTGATGAGCTGCTTCCCCACCTCCTGCCGCTCCTGAAAGGCCTGCTCTTCCACCCCGACTGGGTAATAAAGGAGTCCGGCATCCTTGTCCTGGGGGCAATAGCTGAGG GCTGCATGCAGGGCATGGTGCCCTACCTTCCAGAGCTGATCCCCCACCTCATCCAGTGTCTATGTGACAAAAAGGCCCTGGTGCGCTCCATTGCCTGCTGGACCCTGAGTCGCTATGCACATTGGGTGGTCTCCCAGCCTCCCGACTCCTACCTCAAACCCCTTATGACAGAGCTTCTTAAGCGCATCCTGGACGGCAATAAGAGAGTGCAGGAGGCTGCCTGCAG TGCGTTTGCCactctggaggaggaggcgtGCACAGAGCTCGTCCCCTACCTGAGCTTTATCCTGGACACGCTGGTGTTTGCCTTCGGGAAGTACCAGCATAAGAATCTCCTAATTCTCTACGATGCTATAGGAACTCTGGCAGACTCAGTGGGTCACCACCTCAATCAGCCT gaGTACATTCAGAAGTTGATGCCCCCCCTTATTGCCAAGTGGAACGAGCTGAAGGACGAAGACAAGGACCTCTTTCCACTTTTAGAG TGTCTGTCGTCAGTAGCTACCGCCTTGCAGAGTGGGTTCCTGCCTTACTGTGAGCCTGTCTATCAGCGCTGTGTCACACTAGTACAGAAGACACTAGCTCAGGCAATG ATGTACAACCAGCATCCAGACCAGTATGAGGCTCCTGACAAGGATTTTATGATTGTGGCCTTGGACCTGCTGAGCGGCCTGGCTGAGGGTTTGGGAGGTCATGTGGAACAGCTAGTGGCCCGCTCTAACATCATGACACTGCTTTTCCAGTGCATGCAG GATACGATGCCTGAGGTGAGACAAAGCTCCTTCGCTCTGCTGGGCGATCTAACCAAGGCATGCTTCCTCCATGTTAAACCCTGCATTG CTGAGTTTATGCCAATCCTGGGGCTCAACCTGAACCCAGAGTTTATCTCAGTGTGTAACAATGCTACCTGGGCCATTGGAGAGATCTCCATGCAAATGG GTGCAGAGATGCAGCCTTATGTAGGCATGGTTCTGCCACACCTGGTGGAAATCATCAATAGACCAAACACACCCAAGACACTGCTGGAAAACACAG ccatTACGATTGGTAGACTGGGTTATGTCTGTCCCCAGGAAGTGGCACCACAGCTGCAACAATTCATTAGACCATG GTGCACATCGCTGAGGAACATCAGAGATAATGAGGAGAAGGACTCGGCCTTCCGGGGAATCTGTGTGATGATTGGCGTCAACCCTGCAGGAGTGGTTCAG GACTTCATTTTCTTCTGTGATGCTGTGGCCTCCTGGGTCAACCCCAAGGATGACCTGAGGGACATGTTTTATAAG